The following proteins come from a genomic window of Coregonus clupeaformis isolate EN_2021a chromosome 2, ASM2061545v1, whole genome shotgun sequence:
- the LOC121535986 gene encoding transmembrane protein 121-like, with translation MVPTPQVCVSTLVTVSTMAVVDLYLLEQSMLGARGKAGPSVWPCAAVLLGDLGFLLALRFVSAGVVSEARSPRRGFANALWFLFLSLLQLKLFFVCQNYRTERRPPDPLARKTLTLLLSVCLPSLFLILTGADNMTPLRRKQEVRGRLLWVVVDLLDVLDLQAGLWEAHAGATDLRVPLWAEGLVFFYCYALLLLLPCVALTELGAAALPGQRGPRKEALYPWLSLVTINVFTLALRGTGMLWYRDPRVSTVFLGKNLLALAVKLSSAWERHKQGGSRGAGMGAGVGVETGMDSTLATQSSEQTEVQAQGKTTPRPPSRFHTMSRSQSHSVSHVSLDPTETSLGPSFISHEL, from the coding sequence ATGGTGCCTACGCCCCAGGTGTGCGTATCAACCCTGGTCACGGTGAGCACCATGGCAGTGGTTGACCTTTACCTGCTGGAGCAGAGCATGCTGGGAGCCCGTGGCAAGGCCGGGCCCAGCGTGTGGCCGTGTGCCGCCGTATTGCTAGGTGACCTGGGCTTCCTGCTGGCTCTGCGTTTTGTGTCGGCAGGCGTGGTGTCGGAGGCGCGCTCCCCTCGCCGAGGCTTCGCCAACGCCCTCTGGTTCCTcttcctgtccctgctccagctCAAACTCTTCTTCGTCTGCCAGAACTACCGGACGGAACGTCGGCCACCTGACCCCCTGGCCAGGAAGACCCTCACCTTGCTGCTGTCCGTCTGCCTGCCCTCCCTGTTCCTCATCCTGACTGGGGCTGACAACATGACGCCCCTGCGGAGGAAGCAGGAAGTGCGGGGGAGGCTGCTCTGGGTGGTGGTGGACCTGCTGGATGTTCTGGACCTGCAGGCCGGGCTGTGGGAAGCCCACGCAGGGGCCACTGACCTGAGGGTGCCCCTGTGGGCCGAAGGCCTGGTGTTCTTCTACTGCTAcgccctgctgctgctgctgccctgcGTGGCCCTCACTGAGCTGGGGGCCGCCGCCCTGCCGGGACAGAGGGGGCCCCGTAAGGAGGCCCTGTATCCCTGGCTCAGCCTGGTCACCATCAACGTGTTCACACTGGCCCTCAGGGGCACAGGCATGCTGTGGTACAGGGACCCCCGGGTCTCTACAGTGTTCCTGGGGAAGAACCTGCTGGCCCTGGCTGTGAAGCTGAGCTCTGCCTGGGAGAGGCACAAGCAGGGTGGGAGCAGGGGGgcagggatgggggctggggtgGGCGTAGAGACAGGCATGGACTCCACCCTGGCAACCCAGAGCTCTGAGCAGACAGAAGTCCAAGCCCAAGGCAAAACCACCCCCAGGCCGCCCTCTCGCTTCCACACAATGTCCCGCTCCCAGAGCCACTCCGTGTCCCATGTCAGTCTGGATCCTACAGAGACCTCTCTGGGCCCCTCCTTCATCTCCCATGAACTCTAG